A section of the Babylonia areolata isolate BAREFJ2019XMU chromosome 1, ASM4173473v1, whole genome shotgun sequence genome encodes:
- the LOC143282974 gene encoding N-acetyllactosaminide beta-1,6-N-acetylglucosaminyl-transferase-like isoform X2, producing MIRCRRRWKQWACVLALMVLIVYVLSSVNVHSSLSASPHLSLAPGPHPHSHHHPSPDRSGQAMPVIRLYDPFARDPGDRVGFRGLHTFDCVRAMEGFPVPLDEKSASSSIARVSDQAFSQQLEDCGSFKDLYGYNRYPPVTEEEARFPIAFNLLLYKEVEQVHVLLRAIYRPHNSYCLHVDGHALPQVFQATRRLAACLPNVFLATRRENITYSGFSRLQADLNCMADHWRRSSGQPVPWRYLFNLPSQQFPLKTNLELVKILTIYNGANDIEGISTVSRMLTVRFTFKHVYRQDGASGRLRVVRTTEKHEKPPHNITVVKGSAYGVFSRDFVDYVLHDRRAQGLLEWCRAVDSPDEYFWATLNHNPHLKVPGGYSGVPDQKPWLAVYASWPPRDLCESGKHVRGVCIFGVRDLPQLVSRKELFANKFYLDFQPQALHCLDQWLVNRTRAALPLDTFFYRRLPFIKR from the exons ATGATACGATGCCGACGGCGATGGAAGCAGTGGGCCTGCGTGCTGGCCCTGATGGTCCTCATCGTGTACGTCCTGTCCTCTGTCAACGTGcacagctctctgtctgcctccccccacctgtccCTGGCCCCCgggccccacccccactcccaccaccacccctccccggaCAGGAGTGGGCAGGCCATGCCGGTCATCAGGCTCTACGACCCCTTCGCCAGGGACCCCGGAGATCGGGTGGGCTTCAGGGGCCTGCACACGTTCGACTGTGTCCGCGCCATGGAGGGTTTCCCCGTGCCTTTGGATGAGAAATCCGCCTCTTCCTCCATCGCCCGTGTGTCGGACCAGGCGTTTTCCCAGCAACTGGAGGACTGCGGTTCCTTCAAAGACCTGTATGGCTACAACCGTTACCCTCCGGTGACGGAGGAGGAGGCCCGGTTCCCGATAGCTTTCAACCTGCTGCTGTACAAGGAGGTGGAGCAGGTGCACGTGTTGCTACGGGCCATCTACAGACCACACAACTCGTACTGCCTGCACGTGGACGGCCACGCCCTTCCCCAGGTGTTCCAGGCCACACGGCGGCTGGCCGCCTGCCTGCCCAACGTCTTCCTGGCCACGCGGCGAGAGAACATCACCTACTCGGGCTTCTCCCGCCTGCAGGCCGACCTCAACTGCATGGCGGATCACTGGCGCCGGTCGTCGGGGCAGCCCGTGCCCTGGCGCTACCTCTTCAACCTGCCCAGCCAGCAGTTCCCGCTCAAGACCAACCTGGAGCTGGTCAAGATCCTCACCATCTACAACGGCGCCAACGACATCGAGGGCATCAGCACCGTGTCCCGCATGCTGACGGTGCGCTTCACCTTCAAGCACGTGTACCGGCAGGACGGCGCGTCGGGCCGACTGCGAGTGGTGAGGACGACGGAGAAGCACGAGAAGCCTCCCCACAACATCACGGTGGTGAAAGGCAGTGCCTATGGTGTCTTCTCCAGGGACTTTGTAGACTACGTGCTGCACGACCGGCGCGCCCAAGGCCTGCTGGAGTGGTGCCGTGCTGTGGACAGTCCGGACGAGTACTTCTGGGCCACGCTgaaccacaacccccacctcaaGGTGCCTGGTGGATACAGCG GAGTCCCGGACCAGAAGCCGTGGCTGGCAGTGTACGCGTCCTGGCCGCCGCGCGACCTGTGCGAAAGCGGGAAGCACGTGCGCGGGGTGTGCATCTTCGGCGTGCGGGACCTCCCCCAGCTGGTGAGCCGCAAGGAGCTGTTCGCCAACAAGTTCTACCTGGACTTCCAGCCCCAGGCCCTGCACTGCCTGGACCAGTGGCTGGTCAACCGGACTCGGGCCGCCCTGCCTTTGGACACCTTCTTCTACAGACGGCTGCCTTTCATCAAGCGTTGA
- the LOC143282974 gene encoding N-acetyllactosaminide beta-1,6-N-acetylglucosaminyl-transferase-like isoform X1: MVESFKAMSFQIVDSCKEMIRCRRRWKQWACVLALMVLIVYVLSSVNVHSSLSASPHLSLAPGPHPHSHHHPSPDRSGQAMPVIRLYDPFARDPGDRVGFRGLHTFDCVRAMEGFPVPLDEKSASSSIARVSDQAFSQQLEDCGSFKDLYGYNRYPPVTEEEARFPIAFNLLLYKEVEQVHVLLRAIYRPHNSYCLHVDGHALPQVFQATRRLAACLPNVFLATRRENITYSGFSRLQADLNCMADHWRRSSGQPVPWRYLFNLPSQQFPLKTNLELVKILTIYNGANDIEGISTVSRMLTVRFTFKHVYRQDGASGRLRVVRTTEKHEKPPHNITVVKGSAYGVFSRDFVDYVLHDRRAQGLLEWCRAVDSPDEYFWATLNHNPHLKVPGGYSGVPDQKPWLAVYASWPPRDLCESGKHVRGVCIFGVRDLPQLVSRKELFANKFYLDFQPQALHCLDQWLVNRTRAALPLDTFFYRRLPFIKR; encoded by the exons AAATGATACGATGCCGACGGCGATGGAAGCAGTGGGCCTGCGTGCTGGCCCTGATGGTCCTCATCGTGTACGTCCTGTCCTCTGTCAACGTGcacagctctctgtctgcctccccccacctgtccCTGGCCCCCgggccccacccccactcccaccaccacccctccccggaCAGGAGTGGGCAGGCCATGCCGGTCATCAGGCTCTACGACCCCTTCGCCAGGGACCCCGGAGATCGGGTGGGCTTCAGGGGCCTGCACACGTTCGACTGTGTCCGCGCCATGGAGGGTTTCCCCGTGCCTTTGGATGAGAAATCCGCCTCTTCCTCCATCGCCCGTGTGTCGGACCAGGCGTTTTCCCAGCAACTGGAGGACTGCGGTTCCTTCAAAGACCTGTATGGCTACAACCGTTACCCTCCGGTGACGGAGGAGGAGGCCCGGTTCCCGATAGCTTTCAACCTGCTGCTGTACAAGGAGGTGGAGCAGGTGCACGTGTTGCTACGGGCCATCTACAGACCACACAACTCGTACTGCCTGCACGTGGACGGCCACGCCCTTCCCCAGGTGTTCCAGGCCACACGGCGGCTGGCCGCCTGCCTGCCCAACGTCTTCCTGGCCACGCGGCGAGAGAACATCACCTACTCGGGCTTCTCCCGCCTGCAGGCCGACCTCAACTGCATGGCGGATCACTGGCGCCGGTCGTCGGGGCAGCCCGTGCCCTGGCGCTACCTCTTCAACCTGCCCAGCCAGCAGTTCCCGCTCAAGACCAACCTGGAGCTGGTCAAGATCCTCACCATCTACAACGGCGCCAACGACATCGAGGGCATCAGCACCGTGTCCCGCATGCTGACGGTGCGCTTCACCTTCAAGCACGTGTACCGGCAGGACGGCGCGTCGGGCCGACTGCGAGTGGTGAGGACGACGGAGAAGCACGAGAAGCCTCCCCACAACATCACGGTGGTGAAAGGCAGTGCCTATGGTGTCTTCTCCAGGGACTTTGTAGACTACGTGCTGCACGACCGGCGCGCCCAAGGCCTGCTGGAGTGGTGCCGTGCTGTGGACAGTCCGGACGAGTACTTCTGGGCCACGCTgaaccacaacccccacctcaaGGTGCCTGGTGGATACAGCG GAGTCCCGGACCAGAAGCCGTGGCTGGCAGTGTACGCGTCCTGGCCGCCGCGCGACCTGTGCGAAAGCGGGAAGCACGTGCGCGGGGTGTGCATCTTCGGCGTGCGGGACCTCCCCCAGCTGGTGAGCCGCAAGGAGCTGTTCGCCAACAAGTTCTACCTGGACTTCCAGCCCCAGGCCCTGCACTGCCTGGACCAGTGGCTGGTCAACCGGACTCGGGCCGCCCTGCCTTTGGACACCTTCTTCTACAGACGGCTGCCTTTCATCAAGCGTTGA